From the Mastacembelus armatus chromosome 14, fMasArm1.2, whole genome shotgun sequence genome, one window contains:
- the LOC113143475 gene encoding homeobox protein CDX-1-like — translation MMYVSYLQLDKDPAMYPHQNPVSRHPGLSLSPQNFPVPGPPQYSDFAGYHHHHGISSDPHSAQQAGPGAGGWSPAYPPPPPPTRDDWSSHHYGHPAAAAAAAAAAAAGGAPGASTMAGAVGPTLGFSPADFAGQPALLPASLNASAGQLSPGSPQRRNPYDWIRRSSAPPSNPNGKTRTKDKYRVVYTDHQRLELEKEFHYSKYITIRRKAELATALGLSERQVKIWFQNRRAKERKINKKKLQQPASSTTTATPPTAGNGGGGGSLHGNSSGMVTSSSGSNGLVSPSSLPLSIKEEY, via the exons ATGATGTATGTGAGTTACCTGCAGCTGGACAAGGACCCGGCCATGTACCCGCACCAGAACCCGGTCAGCCGCCACCCGGGCCTCAGCCTCAGCCCGCAGAACTTCCCGGTCCCGGGCCCGCCACAGTACTCGGACTTCGCCGGATATCACCACCACCACGGCATCAGCAGCGACCCGCACTCGGCGCAGCAGGCCGGGCCGGGCGCCGGCGGCTGGAGCCCGGCCTACCCGCCTCCTCCTCCGCCCACACGGGACGACTGGTCCTCGCACCACTACGGCCACCCggccgccgccgccgctgcagccgcagcagccgcgGCCGGCGGGGCTCCCGGGGCCTCCACCATGGCCGGAGCGGTGGGGCCCACGCTGGGATTCAGCCCTGCGGATTTCGCCGGGCAGCCTGCGCTGCTCCCCGCGTCCCTCAACGCGTCGGCCGGGCAGCTGTCCCCCGGATCCCCGCAGAGGAGGAACCCGTACGACTGGATACGACGCTCGTCCGCACCGCCCTCCAACCCAA ACGGAAAGACACGGACTAAAGACAAGTACCGGGTGGTTTACACCGACCAccagcgtctggagctggagaaggagttTCACTACAGCAAGTACATCACCATTAGGAGGAAGGCGGAGCTCGCCACAGCACTCGGTCTGTCTGAGAGACAG GTGAAGATCTGGTTCCAGAACCGCCGGGCGAAGGAACGCAAGATCAACAAGAAGAAGCTCCAGCAGCCggcctcctccaccaccacagcCACCCCGCCCACCGCCGGCaacggaggaggaggaggcagtcTCCACGGAAACAGCAGCGGCATGGTGACAAGCAGCAGCGGAAGCAATGGGCTGGTGTCTCCTTCATCGCTGCCTTTGAGCATCAAAGAGGAGTACTAA